AGTGCTAGGTATCATTGGAAACTTGCTGGTGATTCTGTCGGTGGTCCTGAGTAAGAGTGTCCGAACAATGACCAATGTCTTAGTGGTCAATCTTAGCGTGGCCGATCTATGGACCTCACTGTCTCTCCCTTGGAATGCTGTAGCACTGTTGAGTGACGGCACCTGGCCCCTACCAAGTCTAATCCCATGTCAGGTAGCAGCATTTATGTGGCACACTGGTCTGGGTAATAGCCTCTACAACCTGGCCCTGATCTCTGTCAACCGCCTGGTCAGGATTACCCGCCCGGGCCTCTACTCAAGGCTCTTCACACCCTTTAAGATGGCCATCATCGTCACCCTCTCCTGGCTTCTCTCATTCTTCGTCATCTTATTCCCCATTGCCATCGGTATCGGCAGCTTAGGACATGACCTCAGGGACGacacatgtacggaccaagacCTGCACGCCAAAGCAGACGAATACAACCTCATCCAGACCATTGGGTTCTTCCCTGTTCCAATGCTAACAGTTATCATCAGCTACCTTATCATCTACATCCACGTTAGGCGTCACTTTAAGAAGCGGGTATACAAGAAAAGCAACAGCTCCTCCAGGCCATATGATGCAAGCCAAGCTAGCCAGTCCAGCGTGGTGTCGATGCCAACGTCTGGCTCAGATGTACCGGCAGTGCTAGAGAAAAACAAGTTCAGCCGCCAGCAGCTTCAGATCACCAAGAATCTCTTCTTGACCTTCTGTGCCTTCTCGCTCTGTATCTCGCCCTACTTCATCTCCCTCTTCATACCAAGCAGCAAGAAGTTTGCGCTGTACGGTGCTACAATCCTCCTATGCAACAGTTGTATCAACCCCATCATCTATACTGCAAACCACCCGCAGTTTATGAAGGTACTTCGACCTATGATAAAATGCAGGTGGTCTGAAATACCACAGCCATCCAAAGCTCTTCAATATCTCAAGAATAAACTGGGTCAAGACGGCTGATCAATGAGTAAAGTTAAGCCTATTTTCATCTAATTGCTTTTTCCCGTTGAGTTGCATTCTAactattttgcaattttttaaaaatactatTGCATTTATGCTTGAATTTTATAAGTAGCCTAAGTAAGACAAATTAGTTTTAGAATGACTTGTTAATTCTCATCCAAGAATAAGATGTAGTGTTGTTCGCACAGACATAGGTGAACGACCGAACCGGtgcgggcgggggggggggcaactgcCCTGCCAAAATGGGCAAAAACGGTCAGGGAAATTTGGGCAAAGCATGAAGATGGAAAAATAACATGAAAACGTACTTTTCACACGGCACTAGAAATTGGTGTTATCGTTATCAAGTGATACAATCGGGGCAAATCGTCACCtctgccccccccccgcccacccCTTACCCAACGAGTTTATTCTTATATGCCCTTGCATACACACCAGAGTATCTGTAGGCCTATAAACTGTATTAtgagtaataataatgaacTTTATTTAGAAATGTTGTGCATAATGTACggagtttttgtaattttaaaacattacacAAATATATGGCGCTCTTTAAACTCGTTCAGTATTCTTTGAATCATTGTGGTATAATGGTTGCTcgtgcgtaaagcgctcacctctcacaaaatgtggccctggttcgattcccagctAAGGCCGtatatacctttatcatggtgtagCCATCTTGACTCTCCCATTGATATTAaagttaccaaaccgaggctggaagaacaaaatagtctggttcctatttgcaaaacgcttattagcattcattactgttattcgatacaaggaacatgaccaagatataggcagcatgataaaggtttatAATGAGTAGAGTTGTGTGGTGGTTCTCATCACATGAGGGTTTTTCCCTGGGCCCTCCCGTGCTTCTCACTCTTGGAAAAAAATAGCTTTCGATCTGTGCGGCcttgggttgatgtggctgctGTCCAGGGGCGCCCTTTTATTAATGTATGTTTCAAATGAGTATATTCAAGCCCCACATAAAGAAGGAAATGTTAATAACATCGCTTTCAGTAAACTCAATAAAGCCTATAAATGTTTCGGTTTTGTACATTGCTAATGCTTGTTAGATTAGAACTTATCATCATGAATATCAGCTGAATTTGTCAAGCTTCCTCATTTTGACAAACATACCTGTAAACATTGCTTATtataattggtcatcggagttgcaagattaccaaaagtgtaataataatatgtataTTAGGGGCCTATAGTGAATCCaccataaataaaatattacaattaATTCTAAAATTATTGGAAAGGTTGCCCATACTTGAACATAAGTTCAGctacttttaaatcaaaatCGGTTTGTGAAACGTTATTAAAAGTGACATATAATTCAGTAATCCCCGAATATAGTGTCAATTATTAgtgtattttgtaaaataaattgtcGTTTTAAGGAACAGTTTCAAAGCACCATTCGAGTCGATTGATCACTTCAAGGCCTAGGCCCTAACATCCAGGTAATACGGATCGGAAATATCAAAATGTCCAATTTCAACCTTAGAAGAAGTTACGTTACAATATTGTTTCATGCTTGCGTCAATTTGTCTGGttatctcttgaaatattttctcGTATATATTCTGTCTTTAGATTTTTTAGAGAGCCACTCCGTGTATAAAATTTTCTGCAAAGTATATTTTGCAcaccatgacttcaactacGTACCCAAAATAATAGTTTGCAAAATTACAGGGCATTAATTCGTGTAACTAAAAAGTAGTGATAAAATTAATAGTGAAACCAATGTATTGGATATTACTGAAATGAAATATTCAGAACCGGGAGCCACAAAGTGGCTCTCAAAAGAAGCCAAAGACAGAACATGATAAAGACAAAACTCTAGAGTCAACTGGTATTTATTAATGCAAGCATCAAACAATATAGAATATATAATAGTGTTTCTCAACGTAGACTTAAGGACATAATGAGAAAACACAACtaattgaaaaaaagtatttatttcACACACGATTTCTGCGAACTACTTGCACACACTGACTTCAACTACGCACCCAAAATACCCCCGTGCCAAATTTAGTTAAgggtcatttaaaggcagtggacactatcggtaattactcaaaataattattagcaaaaacctttctggtgacgagtaacaggagaggttgattgtataaaacattttgagaaacggctccctctcttaagtgccatagttttcgagaaagaagtaattttccacgaatttgatttcgagacctcagatgtagaacttgaggtctcgaaatcaactatctaaacgcataaaacttcttgtgacaaaggtgttttttctttcactattatttcgcaagttcgataaccaattagctcacattttcacagggttattattttatgcatatgttgagatgcaccaactgtgaaggctagtctttgacaattgccagtagtgtccactCCTTTAAAAAAGAACTTTGAGTTAAAACTTAGAGCTTAAAAGCTTGATTGCTCTCTCAAAGAAGATCATACagtaattttcttgttttttcccctaacagttttgtttgtgttcacCCAGGTTAAACAGAgccagatagctcagttggtagagcgcccaCTCGTTAATCCGGAAGTCCCTCCATGTTAAAATCCCGTTCTGGTGAATTTGTTTAGGTTCAAAAACACACTGAAAAAAttgtatcactcaaaattaatCTTTTGTCATAAAAATTATGCTTTCTATAATTGGGGAAAATGATGCAGGTTGCATGAATTTTACATAGCAACAAAGGAGTCAGAGCTGCGCGGAGCTGACCTATACCGTTAAAataatatagcgccctcttgggaACCACCAAGAAATGAATAACCCCATTTTTAATGGTATCGCCCATTTATTTCCACATCAacacaataatttaaaatattttatacaacaaaaacaataaaatcataGTAAAATATT
The sequence above is drawn from the Asterias amurensis chromosome 13, ASM3211899v1 genome and encodes:
- the LOC139946176 gene encoding G-protein coupled receptor moody-like — its product is MAIRFNSTIPSMEDFDENFTSLTTGTSSETTEAVELHPYGVLVTIACLWILIAVLGIIGNLLVILSVVLSKSVRTMTNVLVVNLSVADLWTSLSLPWNAVALLSDGTWPLPSLIPCQVAAFMWHTGLGNSLYNLALISVNRLVRITRPGLYSRLFTPFKMAIIVTLSWLLSFFVILFPIAIGIGSLGHDLRDDTCTDQDLHAKADEYNLIQTIGFFPVPMLTVIISYLIIYIHVRRHFKKRVYKKSNSSSRPYDASQASQSSVVSMPTSGSDVPAVLEKNKFSRQQLQITKNLFLTFCAFSLCISPYFISLFIPSSKKFALYGATILLCNSCINPIIYTANHPQFMKVLRPMIKCRWSEIPQPSKALQYLKNKLGQDG